A region of the Clostridia bacterium genome:
TCTCATCCAAAATTAATTATTTTATTTCATATGAGGATCTTTTTCTATATCCATTATTTTTTCTACTCGTCTTTGATGTCTTCCGCCTTCAAATTGGGCAGAGAAAAATCCTTCTAGTATTTCCCAAGCTACGCCAGGTCCTATTACTCTTTCGCCCATGCACAAAATATTGGCATTGTTGTGTTGTCTAGCCGCTTTTGCACAAAAACTATCAGTGCATACCGCAGCTCTGATGCCGCGTACCTTGTTGGCCGCAATGGATACGCCTATGCCCGTTCCGCACAAAAGAATGCCCATTTCGCATTCGCCTGAACTTACAGCATGTGCAACTTTTAATGCATAATCGGGATAATCTATGCCTTCGACTTTTTCA
Encoded here:
- the rpiB gene encoding ribose 5-phosphate isomerase B; its protein translation is MIALGNDHAAFNLKKTVIEFLNSKNIPYKDFGAFEKVEGIDYPDYALKVAHAVSSGECEMGILLCGTGIGVSIAANKVRGIRAAVCTDSFCAKAARQHNNANILCMGERVIGPGVAWEILEGFFSAQFEGGRHQRRVEKIMDIEKDPHMK